One genomic region from Pseudomonas sp. R5-89-07 encodes:
- the guaB gene encoding IMP dehydrogenase — protein sequence MLRISQEALTFDDILLVPGYSEVLPNEVSLKTRLTRGIELNIPLVSAAMDTVTEARLAIAMAQEGGIGIIHKNMTIEQQAAEVRKVKRYEAGVVKDPITIEADATVRDLFELTRMHNISGVPVLHDGDLVGIVTSRDVRFENRLEVTVREVMTPKERLVTVKEGADKNDVRELLHKHRIERVLIVDEKFALKGMMTVNDIEKAKAYPLASKDDQGRLRVGAAVGTGKDTGDRVSALVAAGVDVVVVDTAHGHSKGVIDRVRWVKQNFPDVQVIGGNIATGAAAKALAEAGADAVKVGIGPGSICTTRIVAGVGVPQISAIANVAAALEGTGVPLIADGGIRFSGDLSKAIVAGASCVMMGSMFAGTEEAPGEIELFQGRSYKAYRGMGSLGAMSQAQGSSDRYFQDSSAGAEKLVPEGIEGRVPYKGTLSAIIHQLMGGLRSSMGYTGSADIEEMRTKPEFVRITGAGMAESHVHDVQITKEAPNYRVG from the coding sequence ATGCTGCGTATCAGCCAAGAAGCTCTGACATTCGACGACATTCTACTAGTGCCCGGTTATTCCGAGGTGCTTCCTAACGAAGTCAGTCTCAAGACCCGCCTAACCCGTGGCATCGAGCTGAACATTCCCCTGGTTTCCGCTGCCATGGACACCGTCACCGAAGCCCGTCTGGCCATCGCCATGGCTCAGGAAGGCGGCATCGGCATCATCCACAAGAACATGACCATCGAGCAGCAAGCTGCCGAAGTGCGCAAGGTCAAGCGTTACGAAGCCGGTGTGGTGAAAGATCCCATCACCATCGAAGCTGACGCTACCGTGCGTGATCTGTTCGAACTGACCCGCATGCACAATATCTCCGGCGTTCCGGTACTGCACGATGGCGACCTGGTCGGCATCGTCACTTCCCGTGACGTGCGTTTCGAGAACCGTCTTGAAGTCACCGTCCGCGAAGTGATGACGCCCAAAGAGCGTCTGGTCACGGTCAAGGAAGGCGCCGACAAGAACGATGTGCGCGAACTGCTGCACAAGCACCGCATCGAGCGCGTGCTGATCGTCGACGAAAAATTCGCCCTCAAAGGCATGATGACCGTCAATGACATCGAAAAAGCCAAGGCTTACCCGCTGGCCAGCAAGGATGACCAAGGTCGTCTGCGCGTGGGCGCCGCCGTCGGTACCGGTAAAGACACCGGCGACCGCGTTTCGGCCCTGGTTGCCGCAGGCGTTGACGTGGTGGTGGTCGACACCGCTCACGGTCACTCCAAAGGCGTGATCGACCGTGTTCGCTGGGTCAAGCAGAACTTCCCTGACGTGCAGGTGATCGGTGGCAACATCGCCACTGGCGCTGCCGCCAAGGCCCTGGCCGAAGCGGGCGCGGACGCCGTCAAGGTCGGTATCGGCCCAGGCTCGATCTGCACCACGCGTATCGTCGCCGGTGTCGGCGTGCCGCAAATCAGCGCCATCGCCAACGTCGCCGCTGCCCTTGAAGGCACCGGCGTTCCGTTGATCGCCGACGGCGGCATCCGTTTCTCCGGTGACCTGTCCAAGGCCATCGTTGCCGGTGCTTCCTGCGTGATGATGGGCTCGATGTTCGCCGGTACCGAAGAAGCGCCGGGCGAGATCGAACTGTTCCAGGGCCGTTCGTACAAGGCTTACCGTGGCATGGGGTCGCTGGGCGCCATGTCCCAGGCGCAGGGTTCGTCCGATCGTTACTTCCAGGATTCCTCGGCAGGCGCCGAGAAGCTCGTCCCGGAAGGTATCGAAGGCCGTGTGCCGTACAAAGGCACCCTGAGCGCGATCATCCATCAACTGATGGGTGGCCTGCGTTCCTCGATGGGCTACACCGGCAGCGCCGACATCGAAGAAATGCGCACCAAGCCAGAGTTCGTACGGATCACCGGCGCCGGCATGGCTGAATCCCATGTCCACGACGTGCAGATCACCAAGGAAGCGCCAAACTACCGCGTAGGTTGA
- a CDS encoding LysR family transcriptional regulator, giving the protein MISTRQLRYFVEIADSGSFSAAAERLFVAQSALSRQIKELESQLQTPLFERTARQPRLTAAGEAFYPRARNLLSDLNKASEMATQVGNGQLGTLRLSHSSTVPMSGALLRGVSTWLERCSGVSMDIVKLSSEAQLEEIADGRLEAGLLRLPVLRQREGVRVLPLYSEPLLLAVPPGHPLARRDTPVELAQLKDEAFISVPHPQRGGLSYLSAELCMRAGFFPRAARVMSRKTTQLQLIQAGFGIALLPKSMQDIAPADLHFLPLADPGCHSTVALACAQAPSALVEQFCQTLRECL; this is encoded by the coding sequence GTGATTTCTACTCGCCAGCTGCGTTACTTCGTCGAAATCGCCGACAGCGGCAGTTTCAGTGCCGCGGCCGAACGCCTGTTCGTGGCGCAATCGGCGTTGAGCCGGCAGATCAAGGAGCTTGAGTCCCAGCTGCAAACCCCGCTGTTCGAACGCACCGCACGCCAGCCACGCCTGACTGCAGCCGGAGAAGCCTTCTACCCTCGGGCGCGCAACCTGTTGAGCGACCTGAACAAGGCGAGCGAAATGGCCACGCAGGTCGGCAACGGCCAACTCGGCACCCTGCGCCTGAGCCATTCGAGCACCGTACCGATGAGCGGCGCGTTGCTGCGCGGCGTCAGTACTTGGCTGGAGCGCTGCTCCGGCGTGTCGATGGATATCGTCAAACTGTCCTCCGAAGCCCAGCTGGAGGAAATCGCCGACGGTCGCCTCGAAGCAGGGTTGCTGCGCCTGCCGGTGCTGCGCCAGCGCGAAGGCGTACGCGTGCTGCCTTTATACAGCGAGCCGCTGTTATTGGCGGTGCCGCCAGGTCATCCATTGGCACGCCGCGATACGCCTGTGGAATTGGCACAGCTCAAGGACGAGGCGTTTATCTCAGTGCCCCATCCCCAGCGCGGCGGGCTGAGTTATCTGTCGGCAGAGTTGTGCATGCGTGCCGGGTTTTTCCCCAGGGCGGCACGGGTGATGTCGCGTAAGACCACGCAATTGCAGCTGATCCAGGCCGGCTTCGGTATTGCCTTGTTACCAAAATCCATGCAGGACATCGCGCCTGCTGACCTGCACTTTTTGCCGCTGGCCGACCCGGGCTGCCACAGCACCGTGGCCCTGGCCTGTGCCCAGGCGCCGAGCGCGCTGGTGGAGCAATTCTGCCAAACCTTGCGCGAATGCCTATAA
- a CDS encoding sulfite exporter TauE/SafE family protein has product MSLVEWMSQWPFGAVDWLVIGLGVVVAYVVFGIAGFGTALVAGPILIVFMPLSKIIPLLVLLDFVAAFGNLLQSRRDVNTSELLRLLPCMAMGCTLGVVFLLNLHSDLLLLLMGLFISAYAIYSLAVKARPTQLATGWSIPMGTVGGLFGALFGSGGFLYAIYLNSRLPKDAARATQSALISCSTVVRLSLFLMAGVYADLPLLMLAVCLLPAMALGLWCGRRLTLRMSREAFVRLVTWLVLASGIALIGRYLST; this is encoded by the coding sequence ATGAGCCTGGTTGAGTGGATGAGTCAGTGGCCGTTCGGCGCTGTGGACTGGCTGGTGATCGGCCTGGGTGTGGTGGTGGCCTATGTGGTGTTTGGCATTGCCGGGTTCGGTACGGCATTGGTCGCGGGGCCGATCCTGATCGTTTTCATGCCGCTGTCGAAGATCATCCCGCTGCTGGTGCTGCTGGATTTCGTCGCGGCGTTTGGCAACCTGCTGCAATCTCGGCGAGACGTGAACACATCAGAACTGCTGCGATTGCTGCCGTGCATGGCGATGGGTTGCACGCTGGGTGTGGTGTTTTTGCTCAACCTGCATTCGGACCTGCTGCTCTTACTGATGGGCCTGTTTATCAGCGCGTACGCGATCTACAGCCTGGCGGTGAAGGCGCGGCCCACGCAGTTGGCGACGGGGTGGTCGATCCCCATGGGTACAGTCGGGGGCCTGTTCGGTGCACTGTTCGGCAGTGGCGGCTTTTTATATGCGATCTATTTGAATAGCCGTCTACCCAAGGACGCCGCGCGAGCCACGCAAAGCGCGCTGATCAGTTGCAGCACGGTGGTGCGCCTGAGCCTGTTCCTGATGGCCGGGGTGTATGCGGATTTACCCTTGTTGATGCTGGCGGTGTGCCTGTTGCCGGCGATGGCCCTGGGGCTGTGGTGCGGGCGCAGGTTGACGCTGCGCATGTCCCGCGAGGCGTTTGTGCGGTTGGTGACGTGGTTGGTGCTGGCCAGTGGGATCGCGTTGATTGGGCGATATTTGAGTACTTGA
- a CDS encoding sugar ABC transporter ATPase, with translation MNSQSILVPKISTLPVHEPRARAIVRWLVRKNIIKEELTTCGRTGNRMAYALADGARAVVLHPEALPFNEPVNGLEIIYKRCIYTPAKGFLEEAGCPECRKEVGEALFESLEDWMPGHTDNFTCPLCGHEDDINGFLFLQECGFSNLGFIFNNWAEAGFKQSFIDEFADWLDQKIAWVKVEL, from the coding sequence ATGAATTCCCAAAGCATCCTTGTCCCGAAAATCTCCACCTTGCCCGTCCACGAGCCCCGCGCGCGGGCAATCGTGCGCTGGCTGGTGCGCAAGAACATCATCAAGGAAGAACTGACCACCTGCGGCCGTACCGGCAACCGCATGGCCTACGCCCTGGCCGACGGCGCCCGTGCGGTGGTGCTGCACCCTGAGGCACTGCCGTTCAACGAACCGGTCAATGGCCTGGAAATCATCTACAAACGCTGCATCTATACGCCGGCCAAAGGCTTTCTTGAAGAAGCCGGCTGCCCGGAATGCCGCAAGGAAGTCGGTGAGGCCCTTTTCGAAAGCCTGGAAGACTGGATGCCCGGCCACACCGACAATTTCACCTGCCCGCTGTGTGGGCACGAAGACGACATCAACGGCTTCCTGTTCCTGCAGGAATGCGGGTTCTCCAACCTGGGGTTTATCTTCAACAACTGGGCGGAGGCGGGTTTCAAGCAGAGCTTTATCGATGAATTTGCCGACTGGCTGGACCAGAAGATCGCCTGGGTCAAAGTCGAGCTTTGA
- the xseA gene encoding exodeoxyribonuclease VII large subunit, which translates to MIKDPFARLGLDREVLTVSQLNGRARVLLEDVFTNIWVEGEISNLARPASGHVYFTLKDSGAQVRCALFRNNAARVRQALKDGLAVKVRGKVSLFEGRGDYQLILDTVEPAGDGALRLAFDALKEKLSAEGLFSAERKVPLPAHPRRIGIISSPTGAVIRDIISVFGRRAPNIELTLIPTAVQGREAIPQIVRALKLADARGFDALILARGGGSLEDLWCFNEEAVARAIDACVTPIVSAVGHETDVSISDFVADVRAPTPSAAAELLAPDASHLVRQVENLHRRLVMLMRNRLSHSRLRLEGMARRLRHPGERLRQQAQRLDDLDMRLRRAFERSLNTRRERLIRLETRLAGQHPGRQLALLRQRLDSLAERLPRAMREGLKARRLQLQSQVQTLQVVSPLATLGRGYSILLDERGQAIRNAAQTHTGQRLTARLGEGQLQVRVEDNHLTPVTLSLLD; encoded by the coding sequence ATGATTAAAGATCCTTTTGCCCGACTGGGCCTGGACCGCGAAGTCCTGACTGTCAGCCAGCTCAACGGCCGCGCGCGGGTGTTGCTCGAAGACGTGTTCACCAATATCTGGGTTGAAGGCGAAATCTCCAACCTCGCCCGCCCGGCTTCCGGCCATGTGTATTTCACCCTCAAGGACAGCGGCGCCCAAGTGCGTTGCGCGTTGTTTCGAAACAACGCTGCGCGGGTGCGCCAGGCGCTGAAGGATGGCCTGGCGGTGAAGGTACGCGGCAAGGTCTCGTTGTTCGAAGGCCGTGGCGACTACCAGTTAATCCTCGACACCGTGGAACCGGCGGGTGATGGTGCGCTGCGCCTGGCCTTCGATGCCTTGAAGGAAAAACTCAGCGCAGAAGGCCTGTTCAGTGCCGAGCGCAAGGTGCCCCTGCCGGCGCACCCTCGGCGCATCGGCATTATCAGCTCGCCAACCGGCGCGGTGATTCGCGATATCATCAGCGTGTTCGGCCGCCGCGCGCCGAACATCGAACTGACGTTGATCCCGACCGCCGTGCAGGGCCGCGAAGCCATCCCGCAGATTGTGCGGGCGTTGAAACTCGCCGACGCCCGTGGCTTCGACGCACTGATCCTGGCCCGTGGCGGCGGCTCGCTGGAAGACCTCTGGTGCTTCAACGAAGAAGCCGTGGCCCGCGCGATAGATGCCTGCGTCACGCCCATTGTCAGTGCCGTCGGGCATGAAACCGATGTGTCGATCAGCGACTTCGTCGCCGACGTGCGCGCCCCTACCCCATCGGCCGCCGCTGAACTGCTGGCACCGGATGCCAGCCACCTGGTGCGCCAGGTGGAAAACCTGCATCGCCGCCTGGTGATGCTGATGCGCAACCGCCTGAGCCACAGCCGCCTGCGCCTGGAAGGCATGGCCCGCCGCCTGCGTCACCCCGGCGAGCGTCTGCGCCAGCAGGCCCAGCGCCTGGACGACCTGGACATGCGCCTGCGCCGCGCTTTCGAGCGCAGTCTCAATACCCGTCGCGAACGCTTGATCCGCCTGGAAACCCGCCTCGCCGGTCAGCACCCGGGCCGCCAGTTGGCGCTGCTGCGCCAGCGCCTGGACAGCCTCGCCGAACGCCTGCCCCGCGCCATGCGTGAAGGGCTCAAGGCGCGGCGCCTGCAACTGCAAAGCCAGGTCCAGACACTGCAAGTGGTCAGCCCGCTGGCCACCCTCGGCCGGGGCTACAGCATTCTGCTGGACGAACGTGGCCAGGCCATTCGCAACGCCGCGCAAACCCATACCGGCCAGCGCCTGACCGCGCGCCTCGGTGAGGGCCAATTGCAAGTGCGGGTGGAAGACAACCACCTGACGCCTGTCACCCTTTCGCTACTGGATTGA